From Alloacidobacterium dinghuense:
ACACGCAATGGGCTCTCTCTCCCAACCTTACCTGGATCAAGGGACGTCACACCATGTTGTTTGGCGGTCAACTGATTGAGACCTTTGACAACTACGCCCAGACGAACATCGCCAGCGGCGCCTTTGCTTTCAACGGCAGCTGGACGCAGAGCAATCCTGTTGCCGGCGGAACAGGCGGTATCTCCTTCGCCGATTTTCTGCTGGGATATGGCCTGAACCAATCGAGCGTGTTCAACCACAATTTCGGTGAGACGCAGATTCCCGCCCTGGTGGCGCAAAAGGAAGCCTATCGAGCCTTCTTTTTCGGTGATACTTGGAGAGTCCAATCGAAAGTAACGCTCAGCTTAGGTCTGCGCTACGATTTGCAGGGACCCTGGACCGAGCGCCATGACTTTATAAGCTATTGGGATCCGGCGGCGACCAATGCCTCCGTTACGGGCTGTAACGGAGGGCCATGCCGAGGCGACGTCTTCCTCGTTCGTAACGGAGTAAATGACACCCGAGGCAACATACCGCTGAAGAAGTATGAGTTCATGCCCCGTCTTGGACTTGCTTATACCGTGGATCAGAAGACAGCCATTCGCGCGGGCTATGGAATATTCTTCATCCCCAACTGGATATTTTTCAACCTGAACCCCAGCAATGATGCCATCAACCTGGCTTCGACGCTGTGGGTTGCAACCACGAACGGCGGCATCACCCCCGCCAGCACACTGACAGCGAGCAACTGCGCATTCAGCGCGGGAGCTCCTTCGGGAACGCTGAATTGCGCGACAAACGGACCCTTCGGTCCAAATGTCGTGACTCCCCTTGGCAGAGGCAACGTTTCGGCCTTTGATGCCGGGCAAAACATCACAGTAGCTCCCTACACCACATATAAGCCGGCGTACGTCCAGCAGTTCAACCTGGACATTCAAAGAGAGCTGCCGGGAGGAATCTTCGTCGATGCCGCGTACGCAGGCTCGCGGGGCGTGCATTTGCCAAATCCGACTGCGACTCAAATTGACCAGCTTCCCGACGCGGACCTGGCTATGGGAAGCGCCTTGCTAGTGAACGTTCCCAACCCGTTCCAGGGGATTAACACGGTAAGCTCGTTGAACCCGACGACAAACCCTACGGTGATCGCCGGTCAGCTGCTCCGTCCTTACCCGCAGTATGGTGGCGTCAGCCTTGCCGGAGATGGTTGCTGCGACAGTGAATATAGCTCGTTTCAACTTTCAGTCACCAAGCGCTTCACCGGAGGCGGATCGTTCCTGGCTGCCTACACAAACGCAAAACTCATGACCAATTCAGACACCCTGACCACCTGGCTGGAGACCGGTGTTGGAGAGGTGCAGGACTGGAACAACCTCAGGGCAGAGTGGTCGCTCTCTTCCCAGGACGTGTCTCAGCGCGTAGTGCTCAGTTACGTTTATGACCTGCCCTTTGGTCACGGTCAAAAGTACATGGCCGATGCGTCCGGCGTCACCGGGAAAGTGGTTTCCGGCTGGGGCCTCGATGGCATCACGACGTTTCAGAAGGGCTTCCCCTTGCCGATAAGCTATGGGGGCTCGACAGCGCTGTCAAAGGCGAGTCTGGGAATCGGGGTTTTGCGCCCGAATATTGCGGCGGGATGCAGCAAGGGTACCTCGCACGTCCATTCGGTGGGGGGAGTCGCCTGGTTTAACCCAGAATGCTTCACAGCTCCCAGCGACTTTGGTTTCGGGAACGAGTCGCGCGTGGATCCAACGCTTCGGGGCGCAGGGATCAATAACTGGGATCTCGCGATATTCAAGACGACGAGCTTCGGGCCAGCGGAAAAGTTCGGTGTGCAGTTCCGAACGGAGTTCTTCAATGCATTTAATCGCGTCCAGTTTGGCCCACCGAATACCGCTTGCTGTACATCGAATAACACGAGTTTCGGAATTACTAGCAGCCAATTGGGTAATCCGAGGCTCATTCAGTTCGCTCTGAAGTTTCAGTTCTAACAGGTGAGCGGAGCGAAGGTGGATGCTGCATCGCGGCTAACGATGACCGTCAACGCTGTATTCCACGGGCCTTGCAACTGCGATGCGCGCGCGTGTGACTTCTGCTAACCTTGCGATTGCCTGACGGGAGCACGCGCAAAATCGGATGAACCGGCGGATCACACGACGCGATTTCCTCGAAGCGTTTGCCGCCATGGGCCTGGCTTTGCCCGGGCCCATGTCCTTGTTTGACACGAAGCATCCGCGTGGCCTGGATTTCAACCACGTGAATTCGCCCACGCCGCAGAAGTACCTGATCGAAACGATGGGCGGCGGTGTGGCGCTCTTCGATTACAACAACGACGGGTTGCTCGACATTTTTCTGGTCAATAGCGGCCGGCTCGCGAATCCGATGCACCCACCCGAGACCTTCGACCGGCAAAATCCTCGGAATTGGAATCGCCTCTACCGGCAGAATCCGGATGGAAGCTTCACGGACGTAACAAAGGAAGCGGGTCTGGCGAACGCGGGTGACGGCAATTACGGCATG
This genomic window contains:
- a CDS encoding TonB-dependent receptor, with product MISHKLWIPVFATVLFLGCCFTARGQSTFGSISGTVKDATGAAVSGAQVTLTSIATGAKETFNTDQNGLYSFVNVNPGEYTIDVDKTGFKRFKRATFDLQVQQSVRIDATMEVGADTQTVEVTAEAPLLQTDNASLGQVIDERKTNETPLNGRNVFNLITLSPAAIAQGGAGGSQVGQNPFSWGNYQVGGSFGNESAEYIDGQPVNIGYINLPILIPDQDAISEFKVQYNNLGPEWGRFSGGIVNLSTKGGTNTFHGVAYEYLRNKVLNSRPYFATTNPPYVQNQFGGTFGGPVIKDRTFFFFAYDGYRQRASSIFTTTVPTVGERSGVFPADTPIYDPLSISAACVGNSTAANCGRTQFANNTIPGGSISPAALVELKYLPMPTNGAENLNFTAAAPSGGNTNQYVARVDQKLTSTQNIFVRYNFFNLLDLPTDPFGTGLCADRCAETYQTNAAVIDYSNSIRPNLLLSVNLSGSRFHYLRSPKNSSFDLTQYGWPSSYNTAIPAAGRSPFTPCFTPQDPGVTCSQGQSFITDHDTQWALSPNLTWIKGRHTMLFGGQLIETFDNYAQTNIASGAFAFNGSWTQSNPVAGGTGGISFADFLLGYGLNQSSVFNHNFGETQIPALVAQKEAYRAFFFGDTWRVQSKVTLSLGLRYDLQGPWTERHDFISYWDPAATNASVTGCNGGPCRGDVFLVRNGVNDTRGNIPLKKYEFMPRLGLAYTVDQKTAIRAGYGIFFIPNWIFFNLNPSNDAINLASTLWVATTNGGITPASTLTASNCAFSAGAPSGTLNCATNGPFGPNVVTPLGRGNVSAFDAGQNITVAPYTTYKPAYVQQFNLDIQRELPGGIFVDAAYAGSRGVHLPNPTATQIDQLPDADLAMGSALLVNVPNPFQGINTVSSLNPTTNPTVIAGQLLRPYPQYGGVSLAGDGCCDSEYSSFQLSVTKRFTGGGSFLAAYTNAKLMTNSDTLTTWLETGVGEVQDWNNLRAEWSLSSQDVSQRVVLSYVYDLPFGHGQKYMADASGVTGKVVSGWGLDGITTFQKGFPLPISYGGSTALSKASLGIGVLRPNIAAGCSKGTSHVHSVGGVAWFNPECFTAPSDFGFGNESRVDPTLRGAGINNWDLAIFKTTSFGPAEKFGVQFRTEFFNAFNRVQFGPPNTACCTSNNTSFGITSSQLGNPRLIQFALKFQF